Proteins from one Niallia circulans genomic window:
- a CDS encoding beta-galactosidase, whose protein sequence is MAKKLYHGAAYYPELWDEKTILTDIRLMKETGINVVRIGEFAWSKMEPVEGEIDLTFFLQIISLLHENGIEVIMCTPSATPPIWMSDNHPERMYVDSDGKTMIHGSRQHVCTNNPYFRKRAAILTSELAISLGDMPGVIGWQLDNEFKCHVAECMCTTCKEQWHIWLENRYGSVEQLNDAWGTDIWSEYYHHFEQVPQPGPVPFLHNSSLKTMYQIFSTEAIAEFAEEQAAIIREHSQVPITHNSTIMFAVDNERLFQNLDFASFDTYAPAVSYFSYLFNCDLWRNLKKGKDFWIMETSPSYSASLESYSTPHPKGYLKAEAVASYALGGAGFCYWLWRQQRAGCEQPHGSVISAWGKPTVGYEEVIETEKARVAIEPFITATRPVQAEVAITYSDRAKIFLNTEPHKGLHYKELITDIYKHALAAGVHRDLLPEGADLNGYKLLLTPFIPYLADDYINRAKAFVEQGGIWIVGPMTGGRTENHTIHTNAALGKLEELSGMETAYTFPIEDTGSIGEAYGLTAPLGLWSAVFDGKEAKVIGTIKGGLVSGKAFLTEKQLGKGKIVMLGSLPTGEAGSKMLTEMIRTYAREAGVAADITTSEGTIAAPREQDGRTYWIVVNMDGKGGTVSIPNVVFDCIQEEDIPAGDLQIGNYEYRVLQSI, encoded by the coding sequence ATGGCAAAAAAACTGTACCATGGTGCGGCTTATTATCCAGAGCTATGGGATGAAAAGACGATACTAACAGATATTCGCCTTATGAAGGAAACAGGGATAAATGTTGTTCGGATCGGCGAGTTTGCCTGGTCAAAAATGGAGCCTGTCGAAGGAGAGATAGATCTTACTTTCTTCCTGCAGATTATTTCCTTACTTCATGAGAATGGCATTGAGGTCATTATGTGCACACCTTCGGCAACTCCGCCAATATGGATGTCTGACAATCATCCTGAACGAATGTATGTTGATTCTGATGGCAAAACGATGATACATGGCTCTCGTCAGCATGTTTGTACGAATAACCCTTATTTCAGAAAGCGTGCAGCAATCCTCACCTCTGAGCTTGCAATATCTTTAGGCGATATGCCCGGTGTTATTGGCTGGCAGCTTGACAATGAGTTTAAATGCCATGTTGCAGAATGCATGTGCACTACATGCAAAGAGCAATGGCATATATGGCTTGAAAATCGTTATGGCAGTGTGGAGCAATTAAACGATGCTTGGGGGACAGATATATGGAGTGAATATTACCATCACTTCGAGCAGGTGCCGCAGCCTGGGCCTGTACCGTTTTTGCATAATTCCTCATTGAAAACGATGTATCAAATTTTTTCAACGGAAGCAATAGCCGAATTTGCCGAAGAACAAGCAGCAATTATCCGCGAGCATTCACAAGTACCAATCACTCATAACAGCACCATCATGTTCGCTGTCGACAATGAGCGCCTCTTTCAAAACCTTGATTTTGCTTCTTTTGACACATACGCTCCTGCAGTGTCTTATTTTTCCTACTTGTTCAATTGTGATTTATGGCGAAACCTGAAAAAAGGCAAGGATTTTTGGATTATGGAAACAAGTCCTTCCTACAGCGCTTCCCTTGAAAGCTATTCGACTCCTCATCCGAAAGGCTACCTGAAAGCAGAAGCGGTAGCAAGCTACGCTCTCGGAGGAGCAGGGTTTTGCTATTGGCTGTGGCGCCAGCAAAGAGCAGGATGTGAACAGCCGCACGGCTCCGTTATAAGCGCCTGGGGAAAACCGACTGTCGGTTATGAGGAAGTTATAGAGACAGAAAAAGCCCGGGTTGCCATTGAACCATTTATAACAGCCACCCGTCCTGTTCAAGCTGAAGTTGCGATTACCTATTCTGACAGAGCTAAAATATTTCTTAATACAGAGCCTCATAAAGGCTTGCATTATAAAGAATTAATAACAGACATTTATAAGCATGCTTTAGCTGCAGGAGTGCACCGTGACCTGTTGCCAGAAGGCGCAGATCTTAACGGCTACAAGCTACTGCTTACCCCTTTTATTCCTTATTTGGCAGATGACTACATAAACAGAGCGAAAGCATTTGTAGAACAGGGCGGGATATGGATTGTCGGACCGATGACAGGTGGCAGAACAGAGAACCATACGATACATACAAATGCTGCTTTAGGAAAATTAGAAGAGCTTTCGGGAATGGAAACAGCTTATACCTTCCCGATTGAAGATACTGGCTCTATTGGGGAAGCATACGGCTTAACAGCTCCCTTGGGATTATGGAGCGCTGTTTTTGACGGGAAGGAAGCTAAGGTAATTGGCACAATAAAAGGCGGCCTTGTTTCAGGGAAAGCATTTTTAACAGAAAAACAGCTTGGAAAAGGAAAAATTGTAATGCTTGGTTCCTTGCCAACAGGGGAAGCGGGCAGCAAAATGCTTACTGAAATGATTCGTACTTATGCAAGGGAGGCAGGAGTTGCTGCGGACATTACGACCTCTGAAGGAACAATTGCTGCGCCGCGAGAACAAGACGGCAGGACATACTGGATTGTTGTCAATATGGATGGAAAAGGGGGAACTGTTTCTATTCCGAATGTTGTTTTCGATTGTATACAAGAGGAGGACATTCCGGCAGGGGATTTGCAGATTGGGAACTATGAATATCGAGTCTTACAATCTATTTAG
- a CDS encoding rhamnogalacturonan acetylesterase, giving the protein MNTTRIRLFIAGDSTAAACPDFEAPMAGWGQMLQPFLDKVEVCNEAMGGRSSNSFIEEGRLDGIKERISAGDYLFIQFGHNDQKSYGTEPFTTYQACLSKYVEAATSKGAMPVFLTSVNRRKFDEDGKLVNTLGDFPDAMRQLAARLDVPLLDLHGKTKELYEAYGPEKSKELFVWLNAMEHPNYPNGLQDNTHFCTTGAAEICRLILEGTNELGLNIC; this is encoded by the coding sequence GTGAATACGACAAGAATCCGCCTTTTTATTGCTGGAGACTCTACCGCGGCAGCCTGTCCTGACTTTGAAGCGCCAATGGCAGGCTGGGGCCAAATGCTGCAGCCTTTTTTGGATAAGGTAGAGGTCTGTAATGAAGCGATGGGAGGGAGAAGCTCAAATAGTTTTATCGAGGAGGGCAGGCTTGATGGCATTAAAGAAAGAATTTCGGCAGGCGATTATTTGTTTATTCAATTCGGACATAATGACCAAAAATCGTATGGAACCGAGCCCTTTACTACCTACCAAGCGTGCCTGAGTAAATATGTAGAAGCAGCAACTAGTAAAGGAGCAATGCCTGTTTTTTTAACTTCTGTAAACAGGCGGAAATTTGATGAGGATGGAAAGCTGGTAAATACACTTGGCGATTTTCCCGATGCTATGCGTCAGCTGGCAGCAAGGCTTGATGTTCCGCTTCTTGATTTACATGGCAAAACGAAAGAATTGTACGAAGCATATGGTCCGGAAAAATCGAAGGAGCTGTTTGTCTGGCTTAACGCAATGGAGCATCCAAATTATCCGAACGGTTTGCAGGATAACACCCATTTTTGCACAACTGGCGCCGCAGAAATTTGCAGGCTCATTTTAGAAGGAACGAATGAACTTGGGTTAAACATTTGTTAG
- a CDS encoding glycoside hydrolase family 88 protein, with protein sequence MPALVFDESSVLEAIDAVVSKTFQMDFNWDWPAGVAFYGVAEAYEATGKTEYLDQLKSWMDERLEDGLPKLSVNGVSMGHALLSLYTATNEQRYLDTALQLAEFLQHDAERFGDGILQHTVNSTTYIFHEQAWVDTMMMAGLFLLRIGKLTGNTDYFNDGLRQYHGHEDVLQDSLTDLYYHGWDNIERSHMSGIFWARGNGWAALTMAKALELIEVTHPSFMIIDGSLRDQLSSLARLQDEDTGLWHTVLTDSGSYLEVSGSCGILAALLSRGSLYNKYTQKAIPSILERITTEGKVMNVSAGTAVMDDTAGYKAVPFKRIHGWGQGLALVYLSQLLKSTKRVYA encoded by the coding sequence ATGCCTGCACTTGTTTTTGATGAAAGCAGTGTTCTTGAAGCGATAGATGCTGTTGTTAGTAAGACGTTTCAGATGGATTTTAATTGGGATTGGCCAGCAGGAGTTGCATTTTACGGAGTGGCTGAGGCGTATGAAGCGACTGGAAAAACAGAATATCTCGATCAATTAAAAAGCTGGATGGATGAAAGACTAGAGGATGGGCTGCCGAAGCTGTCTGTCAACGGTGTGTCCATGGGGCATGCGCTTCTGTCCCTTTATACTGCCACAAATGAGCAAAGGTACTTAGATACCGCCCTTCAGCTTGCCGAGTTTTTACAACACGACGCAGAGCGGTTTGGTGATGGTATCCTTCAGCATACAGTTAATTCAACCACTTACATCTTTCACGAACAAGCTTGGGTGGACACAATGATGATGGCAGGTCTTTTTTTGCTAAGAATTGGCAAGCTAACAGGGAATACGGATTATTTCAACGATGGACTGCGCCAATATCACGGCCATGAAGACGTTCTGCAAGACTCATTAACTGATTTATACTACCATGGCTGGGATAATATCGAAAGATCGCATATGTCAGGGATATTTTGGGCTAGAGGAAACGGCTGGGCGGCACTTACGATGGCAAAGGCACTCGAATTGATTGAAGTAACACATCCATCCTTTATGATTATTGATGGCTCACTAAGGGATCAGCTAAGTTCATTAGCAAGACTGCAGGACGAAGACACAGGTCTTTGGCACACAGTCCTGACTGATTCTGGCTCTTATCTTGAAGTATCAGGCTCCTGCGGTATTTTAGCTGCTTTATTATCACGAGGCTCTTTATACAATAAGTACACACAAAAGGCTATTCCCAGTATTCTAGAGCGTATTACCACAGAAGGCAAGGTGATGAATGTGTCTGCTGGTACTGCAGTCATGGATGACACGGCAGGCTATAAAGCAGTACCATTCAAACGAATTCACGGCTGGGGACAAGGTCTTGCTCTTGTTTATCTCTCCCAGCTCTTAAAAAGCACGAAGCGTGTGTATGCTTAA
- a CDS encoding carbohydrate ABC transporter permease: protein MLYPIIWLLMSSFKESSQVFITAHSLIPKPFILSNYAAGWEGIAGQSFGVFIKNSLVIVGLSTIGAVASSALIAYGFARIQFKWKAFWFACMMVTMMLPHEIIMIPQYIIFAKLGWLNSIKPIVIPQYFGHAFFIFLMVQFIRNIPLELDEAARIDGCGRFSIFYRIILPLITPALATAGIFSFYWKWEDLINPVLYLNSPEKYPVSLALKLFLDSETASNWGAMFAMSVVSLLPVVLIFFLFQKYIVEGISTSGLK, encoded by the coding sequence ATGCTTTATCCGATTATCTGGCTGTTAATGAGCTCTTTTAAAGAAAGCTCGCAAGTGTTTATAACAGCCCATTCCCTTATACCAAAGCCGTTCATTTTAAGCAACTATGCAGCAGGCTGGGAGGGCATTGCAGGACAGTCCTTTGGTGTATTCATAAAGAACTCGCTTGTGATTGTCGGCTTGTCCACAATTGGTGCTGTTGCTTCATCCGCTCTGATTGCGTATGGCTTTGCGAGAATTCAGTTTAAATGGAAAGCATTTTGGTTCGCCTGTATGATGGTCACGATGATGCTCCCGCATGAAATCATCATGATTCCACAATACATTATTTTTGCTAAGCTTGGCTGGCTTAATTCCATTAAGCCGATTGTTATTCCACAGTATTTTGGTCATGCGTTCTTTATTTTCCTTATGGTTCAATTCATTCGCAATATTCCGCTTGAGCTTGATGAAGCGGCCAGAATTGATGGATGTGGCAGATTCAGTATTTTTTACCGCATCATTCTACCGTTGATAACACCTGCACTCGCAACTGCCGGAATTTTCTCCTTTTACTGGAAATGGGAAGACTTAATCAACCCTGTCCTTTATTTAAACAGTCCAGAGAAATATCCGGTTTCCCTTGCCTTAAAGCTGTTCCTTGATTCAGAAACAGCCTCGAACTGGGGTGCGATGTTCGCAATGTCTGTAGTATCACTATTGCCGGTTGTACTTATCTTCTTCTTGTTCCAGAAGTATATTGTCGAAGGAATCAGTACGAGCGGATTAAAATAA
- a CDS encoding carbohydrate ABC transporter permease, whose translation MKKRLASENLAGYAFISPFIIGFMAFTIIPMAVSLYLSFTNYDLFSTPVWVGLDNFKEMFTGDEKFWQSLKVTFTYVFAGVPLRLIFALIVAMLLNKASRAVGLYRTLFYLPSIIGGSVAVAIMWRNIFGNEGTLNALLFFFGIDKKILWYQDPTKALWTLIFLAIWQFGSSMLIFLAGLKNIPPSYHEAANVDGANRFQVFFKITLPLLSPIIFFNLVMQTISAFMTFTPAYIITKGEGGPLDGTLLYSLYIFQKAFNFFQMGYASAMAWVLLVIVGILTLILFKTSKFWVHYESKED comes from the coding sequence ATGAAAAAACGGCTCGCAAGTGAAAATCTGGCAGGCTATGCATTTATATCCCCGTTCATTATCGGTTTTATGGCATTTACGATTATACCAATGGCCGTTTCCTTGTACTTATCCTTTACTAACTACGATTTATTTTCAACACCAGTGTGGGTTGGCTTGGATAATTTCAAGGAAATGTTCACAGGAGATGAAAAGTTTTGGCAATCATTGAAGGTAACCTTTACGTATGTGTTTGCAGGCGTGCCACTCAGGCTGATTTTTGCGCTGATTGTCGCCATGCTTCTTAATAAGGCTTCAAGGGCGGTAGGACTTTATCGCACCCTTTTCTATCTGCCTTCCATTATCGGCGGAAGTGTTGCTGTTGCCATTATGTGGAGAAACATTTTCGGTAATGAAGGAACACTGAATGCTCTGCTGTTTTTCTTTGGTATTGATAAAAAAATCCTTTGGTACCAAGACCCAACAAAAGCATTATGGACGCTGATTTTCCTGGCAATTTGGCAATTCGGTTCCTCGATGCTGATCTTTTTAGCAGGCTTAAAAAATATTCCGCCTTCCTATCATGAAGCAGCAAATGTGGATGGAGCTAACAGATTTCAGGTTTTCTTTAAAATTACACTACCACTATTAAGCCCAATTATTTTCTTTAACCTTGTCATGCAGACGATTTCCGCCTTTATGACATTCACACCAGCATACATCATAACAAAGGGGGAAGGTGGACCGCTTGATGGCACACTTCTGTATTCCCTGTATATCTTCCAAAAGGCATTTAACTTCTTTCAAATGGGCTATGCATCAGCGATGGCATGGGTGCTGCTTGTCATCGTCGGGATATTGACACTTATATTGTTCAAAACGTCTAAATTCTGGGTTCATTACGAATCGAAGGAGGATTAA
- a CDS encoding ABC transporter substrate-binding protein, with translation MKKLGIIALSFILLFSLAACSSSGKETSGGKDDKITLRVAWWGGQPRHDYTMKVIEMYEKAHPNIEIEAEFANFDDYWKKLAPMAAANQLPDIIQMDTAYLSQYGEKGQLEDLTKYTEDGTIDVSSIDENTISGGKIGANLYGFNLGSNVLSVITNDDMLTESGVELNDEAWTWDQFVQMATDVQTSTDKYGTNGMNPADVFFPYYLRTQGERFYNETGDGLAYKNDQLFVDYFNMQLDLVDAKAFPTPDVQAQVKGLEDDFIVKGNAAMTWNWSNQYLGFAQLTDSPLSLNLPPEQADNTALFLKPSMYFSVPKSSEHKEEAAKFIDFFVNDVEANKLIKGDRGVPVSSKVIEAIKPELTEEETKIFEYVEKASQNASKADPPDPLGSAEVMKALKDVSEQILFKKITPDAGAKTFRAKAEEILARNK, from the coding sequence ATGAAGAAGCTTGGCATTATAGCATTAAGTTTTATCTTGCTTTTTTCTTTGGCAGCCTGCAGCTCAAGCGGTAAAGAGACTTCTGGCGGAAAAGACGACAAAATCACTTTGCGTGTAGCATGGTGGGGCGGACAGCCAAGGCATGATTACACAATGAAGGTAATTGAAATGTATGAAAAGGCACATCCGAATATAGAGATAGAAGCGGAGTTCGCCAACTTTGATGATTATTGGAAAAAGCTAGCGCCAATGGCTGCAGCTAACCAGCTTCCTGACATCATTCAAATGGATACAGCCTACCTTTCTCAATACGGGGAAAAAGGCCAGCTTGAGGACTTAACAAAGTATACAGAGGATGGAACAATTGATGTCAGCTCGATTGATGAAAATACCATTTCTGGTGGGAAAATCGGCGCCAATCTTTATGGCTTTAACTTAGGATCTAATGTACTGTCTGTTATTACCAACGATGATATGTTAACAGAATCTGGTGTAGAGCTTAATGATGAAGCTTGGACATGGGATCAATTCGTACAAATGGCAACAGATGTGCAAACATCAACAGACAAGTACGGCACAAATGGGATGAACCCGGCAGATGTCTTTTTCCCATATTACTTAAGAACACAAGGCGAGCGCTTTTACAATGAAACGGGTGATGGATTGGCCTATAAGAATGACCAGCTATTTGTAGACTATTTCAACATGCAGCTTGACTTAGTTGATGCAAAGGCATTTCCAACACCAGATGTGCAAGCACAAGTCAAAGGACTTGAAGATGACTTTATCGTCAAGGGCAATGCAGCAATGACGTGGAACTGGTCAAACCAATATTTAGGGTTTGCTCAATTAACGGATTCACCGCTGTCACTAAACCTTCCTCCAGAGCAAGCAGATAATACGGCTTTATTCTTAAAGCCAAGCATGTATTTCTCTGTTCCAAAAAGCTCAGAGCATAAGGAAGAAGCAGCTAAATTTATTGATTTCTTCGTGAACGATGTGGAAGCAAACAAATTAATTAAAGGAGACAGAGGTGTACCTGTTTCTTCTAAGGTTATTGAAGCAATCAAGCCAGAACTTACGGAAGAAGAGACGAAAATCTTTGAATATGTAGAAAAGGCTTCGCAAAACGCAAGCAAGGCAGATCCACCTGACCCACTTGGCAGTGCTGAGGTGATGAAGGCGCTTAAAGATGTATCAGAACAAATTCTGTTCAAGAAAATCACACCTGATGCAGGAGCAAAAACGTTCCGCGCAAAAGCAGAAGAAATATTAGCAAGAAACAAGTAA
- a CDS encoding response regulator: MTYKVLLADDERIIVEGISSVIDWSSLNTELVATARNGLDAYEKISACKPDIVISDIKMPGMDGIALAKKVHEEYPATSFILLSGFGEFEYARKAMLYGVKNYLLKPCNEEKITAALQDIIKELEEKKRQKEKFLLLEENLEKIQPFMKAQLLAQLFTGKGDKSDFSRYEHLFAIKDRMQQVMLVLIETEGDIPYEHLSSIVETAGDFLPNLVLQTVIGKHGILIMNAEKGIEDCKTKVTALQKELSFIHCVDMTVAISGPGSVETVKSLYNRALEYIAHKFYVGIGKIITNTDIHPQPSQKCSTQFVMDEQPVCLMIKAGSEDEAHRELNHLFDRMGCERLGIHQTKSYCIQLYKTIIQTVDKDNQLDLHAGTAELLAMKTVQQMKEYLDTVASLLADKNKARLQSKQSSVINKVIDIIESHFANPELSLKNVANEMLYMNPDYLGKLFKQETGERFSAYLTKWRIEKAIAYITDVEDVKMVTLADKIGFGDNPQYFSQVFKKYTGYTPSEYKKALKV, from the coding sequence ATGACCTATAAAGTATTATTGGCAGATGATGAAAGAATTATTGTCGAAGGCATTTCGAGCGTGATTGATTGGAGTTCTTTGAATACAGAACTTGTAGCAACTGCGCGCAATGGTCTTGATGCATATGAAAAAATATCTGCCTGTAAACCGGATATTGTTATAAGTGATATCAAGATGCCTGGAATGGATGGAATTGCGCTAGCAAAAAAAGTACATGAGGAATATCCTGCCACAAGCTTCATTCTTCTGTCCGGCTTTGGAGAGTTTGAATATGCAAGGAAAGCAATGCTGTACGGCGTTAAAAACTACTTGTTAAAGCCATGTAATGAAGAGAAAATCACAGCCGCTCTTCAAGACATCATTAAAGAGCTGGAAGAGAAGAAAAGGCAGAAAGAAAAATTTCTGCTTTTAGAGGAAAATTTAGAGAAAATCCAACCTTTTATGAAGGCACAGCTATTGGCACAGCTTTTCACAGGAAAAGGAGATAAAAGTGATTTTTCCCGTTATGAGCATTTATTTGCCATTAAAGACCGGATGCAGCAAGTCATGCTTGTGCTTATCGAAACAGAAGGTGACATACCGTATGAACATTTATCCTCCATTGTCGAGACAGCTGGAGACTTTCTGCCAAATCTTGTTCTTCAAACAGTGATAGGTAAGCATGGAATTCTTATAATGAATGCGGAGAAAGGAATAGAAGATTGTAAAACCAAGGTTACAGCCTTGCAAAAAGAACTATCATTCATCCATTGTGTCGACATGACAGTGGCAATAAGCGGACCAGGTTCTGTTGAGACAGTGAAAAGCTTATATAACCGAGCACTTGAATATATTGCTCACAAATTTTATGTTGGGATAGGCAAAATCATTACCAATACAGATATCCACCCGCAACCATCACAAAAATGTTCCACACAGTTTGTGATGGACGAACAGCCAGTTTGTCTCATGATTAAAGCTGGAAGTGAGGACGAAGCCCATAGAGAGCTAAATCACCTATTTGATCGAATGGGGTGCGAACGGCTTGGTATTCATCAGACTAAATCTTATTGTATTCAGCTTTACAAAACGATTATTCAAACGGTTGACAAGGATAACCAGCTGGACTTGCATGCAGGTACTGCTGAGCTGTTAGCCATGAAGACAGTTCAGCAAATGAAGGAATATTTAGATACAGTAGCTTCACTTTTGGCAGACAAAAATAAAGCTCGCCTTCAATCTAAGCAATCGTCTGTGATTAACAAAGTAATCGATATTATTGAATCACATTTTGCTAACCCGGAGCTGTCTCTAAAAAATGTTGCAAATGAGATGCTTTATATGAATCCGGACTATTTAGGTAAATTATTTAAACAAGAGACTGGAGAACGGTTTTCTGCGTATTTGACAAAATGGCGCATTGAAAAGGCGATTGCTTATATAACAGACGTGGAGGATGTCAAAATGGTGACTTTGGCGGATAAAATCGGCTTTGGTGATAACCCGCAATATTTCAGCCAAGTATTTAAGAAATACACAGGCTACACACCTTCAGAATATAAAAAAGCCTTGAAAGTTTAA
- a CDS encoding cache domain-containing sensor histidine kinase codes for MKKTWSKLVATYQNSKLNVKLFIRITLLMVVTLALVLLGLQYAFSLYDEQIYAKSSQVLMMSSNSIEEQLEQVEEASFNIAVDPQIQSALQELQGNVTHYDMYRLEQKLEEELASYVSSEKYIHSIYIYDSSGREFLAGSSSKPLGEKEKRLALYQADQYEGKNYWMEMDGVNEFLTSVRLLRSYENLNFEKLGKLVIRVNLDKIVTGLPLTQGEAGGNIIISNSTQVFYSQKDMDGLTDYNFQSKNGQGYGIEKINGERFFVNHIATNFEDWTYWNIIPFNAMFSKITVVKYSMVLIFSLLFMLLISIGFEFLKRITNPIEGLATTMQQVQKGDFMAVQALKVDEMPVDEVGTLYRNFKTMVQRIDELIKENFSKQLLVKETEFKALQAQINPHFLYNTLESVNWLAKTNKQQQISSMVEALGHLMRNSINFNEDIITVEKELEIVQSYLTIQHYRFGDRLAFQMDIPATVMHVSIPKLTLQPLLENSFQHAVEPSLEMSIIKLKAEIIDTYLHIRVEDNGPGIDPNTLQYIKKGIIKPKGTGIGLNNIDTRIKLGFGEQYGLQIENLDEKGTAVTVILPITKGC; via the coding sequence ATGAAAAAAACTTGGTCCAAATTAGTAGCAACCTATCAAAATTCCAAGCTCAATGTTAAGCTCTTTATCCGCATCACACTGTTGATGGTTGTCACCCTTGCACTTGTGTTACTTGGTTTACAATATGCCTTCTCTCTTTATGATGAACAAATATATGCTAAATCGTCGCAGGTGTTAATGATGTCGTCTAACAGCATTGAAGAGCAGCTGGAACAAGTTGAAGAGGCGAGCTTTAATATTGCGGTCGATCCGCAAATTCAATCTGCATTGCAAGAGCTGCAGGGCAATGTAACACACTATGATATGTACCGGTTAGAACAAAAGCTAGAGGAAGAATTGGCCAGCTATGTCAGCTCAGAAAAATATATTCACTCTATCTATATATACGATTCGTCTGGCCGAGAGTTTCTGGCAGGCTCGAGCTCCAAACCGCTTGGTGAAAAAGAAAAGCGGCTGGCCCTTTATCAAGCAGATCAATATGAAGGCAAAAACTATTGGATGGAAATGGACGGCGTCAATGAATTTTTAACATCTGTCCGTCTTCTTCGTTCCTATGAAAACTTAAATTTCGAAAAATTAGGTAAATTAGTGATCCGAGTTAATCTAGATAAAATCGTCACAGGACTTCCTTTAACACAGGGCGAAGCAGGAGGCAATATCATCATCTCCAATAGTACACAAGTATTTTACTCACAGAAAGACATGGACGGCTTAACAGATTATAATTTCCAATCTAAAAATGGGCAAGGCTATGGCATCGAAAAAATAAATGGGGAAAGATTTTTTGTTAATCATATTGCCACTAATTTTGAAGACTGGACCTATTGGAATATCATTCCATTTAACGCTATGTTTTCAAAAATTACAGTAGTTAAATATTCGATGGTTCTTATTTTCAGCTTGTTATTTATGTTGTTGATTTCGATAGGCTTCGAGTTTTTAAAAAGAATAACGAACCCAATCGAGGGGCTTGCGACGACAATGCAGCAGGTCCAAAAAGGTGACTTTATGGCGGTGCAAGCACTTAAGGTAGACGAAATGCCTGTAGATGAGGTTGGAACACTTTATCGGAATTTTAAAACGATGGTTCAGCGCATAGATGAACTGATAAAGGAAAATTTCTCTAAGCAATTGCTAGTTAAAGAAACAGAATTTAAGGCATTGCAAGCACAAATCAACCCGCATTTTCTTTATAATACGTTGGAATCCGTTAACTGGCTTGCCAAAACAAACAAGCAGCAGCAAATTTCGAGTATGGTCGAGGCACTTGGACATTTAATGCGTAATTCCATTAACTTCAATGAAGATATCATTACAGTGGAAAAGGAGCTGGAAATTGTCCAAAGCTATTTGACTATTCAACATTATCGGTTTGGAGATCGACTTGCGTTTCAGATGGATATTCCGGCAACTGTTATGCATGTTTCCATCCCGAAATTGACCCTGCAGCCGCTTCTAGAGAATTCGTTTCAGCACGCAGTCGAGCCTTCGCTGGAAATGTCGATTATAAAGCTTAAAGCAGAAATAATAGATACCTATCTGCACATCCGCGTTGAGGATAATGGTCCCGGGATTGACCCCAATACACTACAATACATAAAAAAAGGCATTATAAAGCCGAAAGGCACAGGAATTGGTCTAAATAATATTGATACACGCATTAAATTAGGATTTGGTGAACAATATGGCTTGCAAATAGAGAATCTTGATGAGAAGGGGACAGCTGTAACAGTCATTTTACCTATTACAAAGGGGTGTTAG
- a CDS encoding YesL family protein — MYHFVANGIYRFCEWVTRLAYLNLLWGVFTLCGLIVFGIGPSTVAMYSVSRQWLLGNTDIRIFSSFLAVFKQEFRKANLLGFILLGLAAIFYVDFKIIASMNEQTSMMAIILLSLLLVFTVLLLFVFPVYVHYDIPLVSTFKYAFLIGFTKPFHTLCLVAGGFGAVFVSLLHITVIIFFSGSLFAVVTTAVALKAFQSISSQTAKQEARQ, encoded by the coding sequence ATGTATCATTTTGTCGCAAATGGCATTTACCGTTTTTGTGAATGGGTAACAAGGCTGGCATATCTTAATTTGTTATGGGGAGTGTTTACCCTTTGTGGGTTGATTGTATTTGGGATTGGTCCTTCTACTGTGGCTATGTACAGTGTATCAAGGCAATGGCTGCTAGGTAATACAGACATCCGGATCTTTTCCAGCTTTTTGGCCGTTTTTAAACAGGAATTTCGGAAAGCAAATTTGCTTGGATTTATCCTGCTTGGGTTAGCGGCAATTTTTTATGTTGACTTTAAAATCATCGCATCTATGAACGAACAAACGTCAATGATGGCGATTATTTTATTAAGCTTGCTGCTTGTGTTCACTGTGCTGCTGTTGTTTGTATTTCCCGTGTACGTACACTATGATATTCCTTTAGTCAGCACCTTTAAGTATGCTTTTCTTATTGGCTTCACAAAACCATTTCATACACTTTGCTTAGTTGCAGGCGGTTTTGGGGCCGTTTTTGTTAGCTTGCTTCATATAACGGTCATTATTTTCTTTAGCGGCAGTTTGTTTGCAGTAGTAACGACCGCAGTTGCACTTAAAGCCTTCCAAAGTATCAGCAGCCAAACAGCCAAACAAGAGGCCCGCCAATAA